The following are from one region of the Nicotiana tabacum cultivar K326 chromosome 3, ASM71507v2, whole genome shotgun sequence genome:
- the LOC107792279 gene encoding uncharacterized protein LOC107792279, protein MARKRRASEGLGENKTRDDDQAGNAAWEEMVKEAAAAAALGGARRARKRFVGVRQRPSGRWVAEIKDTIQKIRVWLGTFDTAEEAARAYDEAACLLRGANTRTNFWPSSSSSSSTPALPSKITNLLLNRLKARNNSLAAAAAAASSSDSSAPVEIRDQDKQLEEYRDETAYFSDSQFMEYLKDPEDQITDNSMNTNTSAIAMNNFTNTLEACLTENDYSVVQPVMKSDEINWSGGEINNNPVEEDAQEEEESEEENDSTDIGDVEPIDFHFVDEIESSCYYSPFEIAEEINSADTMDQLGMVYGDESLMISEAMRRMNYERKFSASLYAFNGISECLKLKLKSGGVMQRERSEQLSRLRNACKRNRKEEEEDEKKINEEGIGTKMGERKETECSSQSSSETGQSSLSEITYESELSLWSSIDLPPICAFFT, encoded by the coding sequence ATGGCAAGGAAAAGACGGgccagtgagggacttggtgaaaataaaACCCGCGATGATGATCAAGCTGGGAACGCAGCCTGGGAAGAGATGGTAAAGGAAGCAGCTGCAGCAGCCGCGCTAGGTGGAGCGCGACGAGCACGAAAAAGATTTGTGGGTGTTAGACAAAGGCCATCAGGAAGATGGGTTGCTGAAATAAAAGACACCATACAAAAGATAAGAGTATGGTTAGGGACTTTTGACACAGCTGAAGAAGCAGCAAGAGCATATGATGAAGCTGCTTGTTTACTTCGTGGAGCCAATACTCGCACGAATTTTTGGCCTAgttcttcatcatcttcttctactCCAGCACTTCCTTCAAAAATCACTAACCTTCTTCTTAATAGACTCAAAGCTAGAAATAATTCCTTAGCTGCCGCTGCCGCTGCcgcttcttcttctgattcttcTGCGCCTGTGGAAATTCGTGATCAGGACAAACAGTTAGAGGAATACAGAGATGAAACAGCTTATTTTTCGGATTCACAGTTTATGGAGTATCTCAAAGACCCTGAAGATCAAATAACTGATAATAGCATGAACACTAATACCAGTGCAATTGCCATGAACAATTTCACAAACACCTTGGAGGCATGCTTGACTGAAAACGATTACAGCGTAGTTCAGCCTGTGATGAAAAGCGATGAAATTAACTGGAGTGGTGGAGAGATTAATAATAATCCTGTGGAAGAAGACgcccaagaagaagaagagagtgaAGAGGAAAATGATAGTACTGATATAGGAGATGTAGAGCCAATTGACTTCCACTTTGTTGATGAAATTGAATCGTCATGTTATTATTCACCATTTGAGATAGCTGAAGAGATTAACTCAGCAGACACAATGGATCAGCTGGGGATGGTCTATGGAGATGAGTCGTTAATGATAAGTGAGGCTATGAGGAGGATGAATTACGAGAGGAAATTCTCAGCATCACTTTATGCATTTAACGGAATTTCAGAATGCTTAAAGTTGAAGCTGAAATCAGGCGGAGTTATGCAGAGAGAAAGATCTGAACAATTAAGCAGACTCAGAAATGCATGCAAAAGGAACCggaaagaggaggaagaggatgAGAAGAAAATTAATGAAGAAGGAATTGGCACTAAAATGGGTGAAAGAAAGGAAACTGAATGCAGTTCACAAAGCTCATCGGAAACAGGACAATCTTCTTTATCAGAGATTACTTATGAAAGTGAATTGTCTCTCTGGAGCTCAATTGATTTACCACCAATCTGCGCCTTTTTTACTTAG